The Zingiber officinale cultivar Zhangliang chromosome 9A, Zo_v1.1, whole genome shotgun sequence genome window below encodes:
- the LOC122020076 gene encoding aquaporin PIP1-1, translating into MEGKEEDVRLGANKFSERQPIGTAAQGDKDYTEPPAAPLFEPGELSSWSFYRAGIAEFVATFLFLYISILTVMGVVKSNSRCSTVGIQGIAWAFGGMIFALVYCTAGISGGHINPAVTFGLFLARKLSLTRAVFYMVMQCLGAICGAGVVKGFQKGVYENNGGGANVVAHGYTKGDGLGAEIVGTFILVYTVFSATDAKRSARDSHVPILAPLPIGFAVFLVHLATIPITGTGINPARSLGAAIIYNKDHAWDDHWIFWVGPFIGAALAAVYHQIVIRAIPFKSRD; encoded by the exons ATGGAGGGGAAGGAGGAGGATGTGAGACTCGGAGCCAACAAGTTCTCGGAGAGGCAGCCAATCGGGACTGCAGCGCAGGGGGACAAGGACTACACGGAGCCACCGGCAGCTCCCTTGTTCGAGCCAGGTGAGCTGAGCTCATGGTCCTTTTACAGGGCTGGGATCGCAGAGTTCGTGGccaccttcctcttcctctacatCAGCATCCTCACCGTCATGGGGGTCGTCAAGTCCAACTCCAGGTGCTCCACTGTGGGCATCCAGGGCATCGCCTGGGCCTTCGGCGGCATGATCTTTGCCTTGGTCTACTGCACTGCTGGTATCTCAG GTGGCCATATCAACCCGGCAGTGACCTTCGGGCTGTTCTTGGCGAGGAAGCTGTCCCTGACCAGGGCCGTGTTCTACATGGTGATGCAGTGCCTCGGCGCCATCTGCGGTGCAGGTGTGGTGAAGGGGTTCCAGAAGGGGGTGTACGAGAACAATGGAGGAGGAGCTAATGTTGTGGCTCATGGCTACACCAAAGGTGATGGCCTTGGCGCAGAGATCGTGGGCACCTTCATCCTCGTCTACACTGTCTTCTCTGCCACAGACGCCAAGAGGAGTGCTAGAGACTCCCATGTCCCT ATCCTTGCACCCTTGCCTATCGGTTTTGCAGTCTTCCTAGTTCACTTGGCTACCATCCCCATCACCGGGACGGGAATCAACCCTGCAAGGAGCCTTGGTGCTGCGATTATCTACAACAAGGACCATGCTTGGGACGACCAT TGGATCTTCTGGGTTGGACCATTCATTGGAGCTGCTCTTGCTGCCGTTTACCACCAGATAGTGATCAGGGCAATTCCATTCAAGAGCAGGGACTGA